A segment of the Desulfovibrio oxyclinae DSM 11498 genome:
GGATAGCGGCTCACATGCATTTCCAGATCGTGCCGCGATGGAACGGGGACTCCTCGTTCATGGCGGTTTTTGGCGAAACGTCAGTCATACCGGAGCATCTGCTGTCCACCTACAGGCGGCTTAAACCCCTGTTCGAAGAATACCAAGCCTAAGGAGAAAACTTCATGCGTTACTTGAAAGTATTGGCCCTGATCCTGCTGTTTGTCGTATCCATCCTGTTCTTCAGCCAGAACAACGAGATTCTCGCTCAGTCTCTGGTGCTGAGGCTGGATGTTCCGTATATCGCCGAGCTCCGCTCCGTTCCCCTGCCCTTCTATTTTCTCGTGCTCGGCGGATTCGTTGTCGGTGCCGTGCTGACCATGCTGTATTTCCTGAGCGAAAAGCTCAAGGCCGCCAAGAAGCTGCGCGAATGCAACAGCCGTATGGCCAGCCTTGAGCAGGAGCTCAACTCCCTGCGCAACATGCCGCTGAACGAAGAACCGGTTGGCGCTTCTTCCGATAGCGACAGCCAAAGCTAGGAAGGTCCCCTTGGGCTGGAATCTTTTCGGACGCAAGAAAAAAAGGCTGCCCGGCGAAGACG
Coding sequences within it:
- a CDS encoding LapA family protein, which produces MRYLKVLALILLFVVSILFFSQNNEILAQSLVLRLDVPYIAELRSVPLPFYFLVLGGFVVGAVLTMLYFLSEKLKAAKKLRECNSRMASLEQELNSLRNMPLNEEPVGASSDSDSQS